The following are encoded in a window of Spiroplasma tabanidicola genomic DNA:
- the pstB gene encoding phosphate ABC transporter ATP-binding protein PstB — MDEAKIMKKPKKVPLKQRENVIEIKNLDFFYNHGEKQALFNINMKIKENTVTAFIGPSGCGKSTLLRTINRMNDLVDGTIIDGEVMVNDFNIYEAGTDVVKLRTQVGMVFQKANPFPMSIYDNVAFGPRNQGVKDKNALNQIVEDALKKAALWDNVKDFLKDSALGLSGGQQQRLCIARAIAMRPKILLMDEPTSALDPIATLKVEELILKLKEEYTIVIVTHSMAQATRVSDYTGFFLQGELVEFDRTKKIFTNPKDKKTEDYISGRFG, encoded by the coding sequence TTAGATGAAGCAAAAATAATGAAAAAACCCAAAAAGGTTCCTTTGAAACAAAGAGAGAATGTTATTGAAATAAAAAATTTAGACTTTTTTTATAATCACGGTGAAAAACAAGCTTTATTTAATATCAATATGAAAATAAAAGAAAATACAGTAACTGCTTTTATTGGTCCTTCTGGTTGTGGTAAATCAACTTTATTAAGAACTATTAATAGAATGAATGATTTAGTAGACGGAACAATAATTGATGGTGAAGTAATGGTAAATGATTTTAACATATATGAAGCAGGAACAGATGTTGTTAAACTTAGAACTCAAGTAGGAATGGTTTTTCAAAAAGCAAATCCATTCCCTATGTCAATTTATGATAATGTTGCTTTTGGTCCAAGAAATCAAGGTGTTAAAGATAAAAATGCATTAAATCAAATTGTTGAAGATGCATTAAAAAAAGCAGCTCTATGAGATAATGTAAAAGACTTTTTAAAAGATTCAGCTTTAGGATTAAGTGGTGGACAACAACAAAGATTGTGTATAGCAAGAGCAATTGCGATGAGACCTAAAATTTTATTAATGGATGAACCAACGAGCGCTTTAGACCCAATTGCAACACTTAAAGTTGAAGAACTTATTTTAAAATTAAAAGAAGAATATACAATTGTAATAGTAACTCACTCAATGGCTCAAGCAACAAGAGTAAGTGATTATACAGGTTTCTTTTTACAAGGAGAATTAGTTGAATTTGATAGAACTAAAAAAATTTTTACTAATCCTAAAGATAAAAAAACAGAAGATTATATTTCAGGAAGATTTGGATAG